ACTGGATAATTGAAGgcatgtgcacaaacacacagtatcTTTATTCTCAAAACAAAAGGTAAAGCTTCCTTTTCATCAGATGAAGAAATGACTTTCTAGAAAGATGGTCCCaacttttccatcttttcttccTTAAATGCAATGAAATTTATGTTGTCTCCAAGAAAAAGGAGGACTGAACAGCTTCTCCGTGTCCTGCTGTTTCCTCCTGTAGATCCTCCCACAAGTTCCTTCAGGTTCGTCACTCAAAAGGAACGGTGCAAGCACAGTGGCAAATAGCTGAGATGAAGTGAGGAGGGCAGTTTGAAGTTACGCCAGGGAGTAGATGGTGTTCATCGGTGAGTGGAGCTCCAGACTTCCACCAAAATCCAACTCCCTGACATCTCTCCTGGTTCCTGTGTACTGGCCAATGAATGAGCCGTCCTCATTAAACGGTATCTCGCCCCCTTCTCCATATTCCACCAGACTGTCATCGCTGTCCGATCGCTTCATCATCGCCTCAATAGATGGCTGACCTCTTTGAAgccctctttcctcctctctacaagaaaaaaaaaaacaattagaaGTATGTTTTGTGAATGCAAAACgacagaaaagatgcaaaatatatTGATTGAATCCCTTCTTATCAAATACTGGCAGCAGTAAACTAAACAGTATACATGTACATACCGCCGAGGGTAGGGCAGAGTAGAGACACGTGTGATcctaaaataaacaacagtttGTTTTAGATGAACACGTGAGAGGattaatcacagttttcataATCCATTTACAATAGGTTTATAAAAGAACTAATAAACCAATAAGTATGCTGTTTACAGCTTGAAAATCTGTAGCATCTGCTCAGGATTGTACAACTGAAATGTCAATAGTGTCAATGTgtcaatgtttagttttctcatACCTTTCAAGGGACCTTGAGTGGTTCAGTGCAAAAACAACAGGgttttggaaagaaaaggaagggTTTAGATATAAAAAGTAGagttaaaaaatctgaaattaacaTACATACGATCAAAGAGTtataataaatgaaacaaaaaatctgatttgatttgtagctgtgcagcatcatgCTCAAAGTTTATTAACATTAAACGCACCCTGCGGAATTTGAACCAATTTTAGCTCTATGGAGCAATGGTTTTAAATGAACTGCTCcaatttttgtgtgttttatgcacACGTAGGCATCTAGCATGATAAACATGGTTGTCTCTACTGTTCCAGTAGCGCTGAAAACACATTGCAATGTGccaggaaacacaaacatgaatttTAACAGTGGGCGATTGGAATCAAGTTGGCTCAGCAGCTCCACAGAGCAACTTTCATTCATCAAACTACTAATGCTGATGCACAGCTACAGagcaaatagaagaaaaaactatttttttttacttttaacaatgacagtgattcagtgttatataatagaaaatataatCACTCATTTGGTGCTGAATAATATCACATGCCCTTATATAATTTATAGTACAGGAGTAGTAAATGCTGGTTAAAGGTGCCCTAAAACCTCCTGCAGCTGTCTGTTGTGGTGCTTACCGATAATCAAATGACCCCTCTTGATCTTTGTCATCCACCGGCTCCAgtgaaatgtcctttttttcacGTACTGAAATGACATCATAGATACTTGATGTCATGGAGAAAGTGTCCTAACAAATGGTTGCAGCAACTTTTACTCTAGAATAGTCTGACTTAATAATTTAGTTATCATTcggttgataaaactggccaaGATAATGCCTTCAAGGGTTTTCTTTTGTCCAACGAGCAGGCAGTCTAAAATCCAAAGTCTGACTTAAGTGACTGACCCACTGTCAGAGTAGCTGTACCTGGGTATTTCCCCCCTCGGCTCCTCTTGATGAAGCACACGATGAGGAGGATGAGCACGATGAGAGCCACGGCACACATTATCCCAATGAACCACCCCTGGGTGGTGATGTCCACCTGGTCCTGAGCGTACGCTGAGACACACAAGGACACAAAGGCAACATCCATTCAACACttcaaagtgtttattttctacTAAACCAATTGTGTTGATGCACAAAGACAGTAGTAAATTACTTTCTGTGGTGTAGTGGGGCGACTCCTCTGTGTGCCATTCTCCTAACCCAAGCCGAGTTCGTGCTGccactgagaatctgtatcgaGTGTAGCGGTCGTATCTCCGGATTGAGAAGCTGGTTGTATTAGGAGGGAACTCCTCGACtctcagctcctctcctctggTGGCATTCACTGTGGAAAGAGTGGACATTTCTGTGCAGTAGGAGAACTATTGGTGCTAGTAGAATGCACACAACTGAGCTATTAGGCACCTCACCTGCTCAGTCAGTAGCTACACAAGTATTCATTACCCTCTTGAGAACATACTTCAGTGGTAGTCTGGCGTGTGAGTGCATATATAAGTGCGCTATTATCTGCTGCAGGGACCTAAACCGATTCCTCTTCTGGTACTAGAGCTTGGCTGTCCACCTACTTCATACTCTGAGAGTGTGTTTGAGAGTGTTTGGAATGGTGGATCGGCGTACCTGTCTGATACTTGAGGGAATACCCTGTAATGATACCATTGGGTTCTGCTGGCAGGTCCCAGTCAACATAAATACTATCCAGATGTCGCTGTTGGATCCTGAAGGATGTGGGAGCAGATGGAACTATACAGACAAATACACAGCAGGAGATGATAGATATTAGCCTACTTGAGCTTTCTAGAGGATGATCTATATTACTCCTGTGTCTTTGCCTTAGATTAGATACTGTTCTTACCTCCTTCAGGTGTTGAAAAGTGTATGCTATTACTTGGCGGTCCTTCGTATCGATTATTTGCCACTACTATGTACATCTTGTAGTTGCTATAGGGAATAAGGTTGGTGACAGTCCCAGAGGGCTCTGGCACATCGTCTGGAAACGATTTGGACTTCATCGCTCTGTTGACCCAGTGCCACCTCAGCTGGCTGCTGTCCCTCCAGTAGTACACCTGAGAGATGAGAGgcaacacacattttaaatctgttGCTCTTCCACAAAATGCTGCAGTGTTATTTTTATCAAACACACTAAGCGTTTTGGTCAAGGAACTTTGTCAAGCATTAAATTCACAGCAGAATCTGTGTACTAAATCCACCTGAAACAACCAATCAATAAACAAATCTCAGCCTTGAGCCAATtataacatgaaaaatgtaataaaaaatgcatCCTAACACAATACAAGcaattgaaaatataaaaaagttttgcaaaagataattttttatttatgtatttactaGCAAAGTAAAATATACAAACGAGGAGAAGTAGATCAGACAGTGATCGTTCAGAACGGGAGTATCTTCTTAACAACACAAATTATGCAAACCTACACATGTTTCATAAGTCTGATATAAAGAAACTAAGAATAGAACCAATTCTGAATCGGAGCAAGCAATGTCAAGACTAATATTCcacaaaaatcaaatcaaaattgTCAATATAATTTTCAGATAAATAGtcaaatgatacacaaaatatGGTCGtaataaaaaaatttgaatgaaaagaactaattttttaaaaaaatgtcaatatatgtcattcaaaataaacagtttttactgACAATAGTCTTCTTATCTGCCTCCTCGATCCCTGTCACGGATTGACTCTCCCAGGGAAGTACAGTGTGTCCTCGGTTTCTACAGTCCATCAATATAAATGTAAGCTATATTTAAAGTGCATTGTGGTGTACCGAATTCACAGTAGACTCACCTTGTATTCTTTCAGTTCTCCCATAATAGAACCTCGTGTCACGGTGTCCCAGTGTACAGTCACCTGTGTGCTCTCGATGTCAGACACTCTGAGGTTCAGGGGTGCAGCTATAGGACCTTGGGGGAAACAGAGATGGCACAGTGCTTTGTCTTTGCTATCAGTGAACACACAGTACGTGATAAGAGAAACAACTTGTCCCGgacgtgtaaaaaaaaaaaaaagaaaagaaataaaagagaaggaccataaaaacaacaaggGATTACATTTAGAACACAATGAGAGGTTTCCTCCTCTGAAAGAAGTCACGGCTCTCTGTGTGTTAAGGTTCAGAAGGACTGTACACAGAACAATGTACTTTCCTTTCCTTTTATATCTGCTGACAAGTGACCTAACTAGAAAAATAAccttctgaagaaaaataacctaaaaaagGTGACAGAACTGCTTCCAACATTTAGATGGTGAGATGTGTAGAGAAACATCACATGAAATGCTTCCATGTAGGTCATCAATAGTCTGATGAATAtgaaaatgatgtaaatttctGCAATTTCATGGACCATCAATCTCCCCGTGCCAAGGATGGGGGTGCTAATCATGGAGCTATACAAATGAAATTACTACTACAACTCTAAACCCACCTGAATATCTATAGGAGGTGTTGGAGGGACATGCTATGCAAATTTGTATTCATGTCCCTTTACATTAACTCACATTTTCTGCACAGTcaaaatgaacaactttttatGCTCACAATGCACAGATTAATGGAGCAGTCATAATAAGAGTGGTGATTTTAGATGATGTTGCAATGctgacatttaaatgcattatttaggCCAATTATGGACAGAAATTCAGAATAATGAAAGGAAAATATGTAACCTCTGATAGTTAAAAAGAATAAGACAATACGATCTGCCTCTCACCACATTCTATAACAGATCTTTGACAGCAGTCAGGAGGGAAATCTGGCTGTGGAGCAGGTCAGACTGTGAGACAACCGAACAAAATTAATGGCACGCCAGAAACCCAACTGATTGTTGGACAGACAGATAGTTGATCATTCCTGCAATTTAGCAGTAGCTGTCACCTCTGTCAAATCGAATGCCAGCTGCAACCAATCTGACAGAAACTGAGGTTGTAAATTTAGTTTGGGGAGAACGATGTGGGGTTAAAACTGAGGTTAATCTGCCCAGTGTTATGCTGAGCCTTAGACTGCTCTATataccatcatcaaaacaccaaataaggTGATATATCTCTAAAGAATGCTTTGGTACCTGTAGTGGAGACCAAATAAATCTATGTGAAACTGCGCTGAAGTTGCTCTGGTGGCTCACTCACACTTTTGGATGGTTTCTGTATTACGATGCAGTGAATTTAGGTACTTACGGTCTTCACCAGAATACCCAATAACAACAGGAGACTCTGGTCCCATCCCAAAGTCGTTGACAGCCTGGACTTTGAGCTCATAAGGTGTGAAGGTGTCGGCATCATAGATGTAATATTTCAGCCACTTGGTGGTTGCGTTCTTCCACTCCTCTCGAGAATCTCTCCTTCTCCACCACACCAGATACTTAAGTTTGGGTCCGTTCCACTCTCTGTAGGTCAGAGGCTGAAAGCACAGATCACAGCAACCAGCAGGGTTTTTATTGTGATAGAAACTGAAGATATTGAACATTGGGTTTCACTTGGGTTCAGTCCTTATTACCTCCCAGCTGATCTCCATGTTGTTTCTCCATGTACCCACACCTTTTAAATTCTTTGGTATGACATCTGGagctgtgcagaaaaaaaagagtgcaGTGGTATTGTTAATGGTGTGAAGGAATTGTTCTTAATGTTGGGAAACAAATATTGTAGCTAATAAATTTGAAACTGTTGACAGGAGATGTTAGATTAAGTCAGCTTAAAGATTGGAAGTTGCAGGAAACAGCTCAGCTGACTTTGTCCAAAGATAAACAAACCCATCTCATAGCACTTTTGAAGCTCataaaataacatgttttgtGTAAATGATTTACTCTGCAGAAAGACACAAGTTCAAAATCACACGTTAAGGGGTTTATGGGGGGGTAATGTGCGAGAACAGCTGAGAATTTCTCACAATGATAGGAAGTCTCTAGGAAGTCACTGCTTCTGGAAAAACTTAACTTATGTATCATTTTGTGTACTGATTAAGCAAACAAGAAATATCTTAAAGCTGGAATGCAGGAATTGTGCGTATAAATAAATGTCAGCCACATTTAAGCCCTTTACCAAATAGTTTGTACAATGCTGATTAAACCTGTAAGTTCTGGAAAATCTCTATACACGTCTCAGTAATATTAAATCTGGTGTCTGTGGTGACATTTCTATGCTTGGGAGTAATGATTGTGATGGTGATGATTTTACATCAGCCATAGATGATTGGTTTGCCAGAGCTGAAGAGGGAAGTGATTGTAGGAAAAGAAACAGAGTTGACGACAACAATTCGGTGAAAAGTTGGGAAGAATCTAAAAAAAGGTTTCTGGTGAAGAAATTCTGCATTCAGGGGAAAGATCACAGTCTAAATAAGAAAACAAGCATGTGtcaacagtgtttgtgtaattactttctctgccagaagggggagacTAAAGTTTTGTACTGCAGGTTTAATTAGTGAGGTTTAGGCATGTTGGGAAGTggatttttgtacttttaaacaGAGCCAGGCCAGCTGTTTCTCTCTACTTCCAGTCCTCAAGATAAGATAACCTACTCTGGTATTAGCCAATCAATAATCAAATTTCTCATTTTATCATATATCCCAGatttaaaattatgtaaaatgtgtcacatgCATACTTCCTCTGAATTTGTTGCCTCACACAACCAACATGGATTTCATTAACTTAAAACCTACGTGCACCGCTGGTCTGGAAGCGCGTAGAAGGACGACTGGGGCGACTCGCTCCGATTTCATTAATGGCGATGACCCTGAATTCGTAATAGGAGAAAGGTGCaaggtgcaaaatgacagaGTTGAGGGTCCCGGGGTACGTTGAAAGGTTTCTCCACTTCCCAGGCAGCCAGTCGTCATCGTCATACTGCACTAAGTACTCTGTAGGAAAGAAAAGCATGTAGAAATGCACACTACCAcaaaaattactccaaaaaaGTAATACTCAAGAAATGGATTTGTTTCTCTTAATTTATTTCACTGCATGGCTTTTACCTGTGATGGGGCTGTGGTTGCTGTCTCCAGGAACCCAGCTGAGTCTTACTGTCCGCTCATATGGATCTGACAACTCCAAGTTAGTAGGAGGATTTGGACGATCTGCAAACAAAAACGATAAGATTAAAAAGCCCAACACATTGTATGGTTAATGAAATACTGTTTATATTAAATGTGTCCTACCCATCACCATTAGGTGTGCTGACGCAGACTTCTGGTCCAGCTCATTCttgatcacacatgtataatTGCCTTCATCGCCTCTGTTTACATTAGTAATGACCAGATTTGATTCATCCAGAGAGATCCTGAGGAAGTGAACAAAGCcaatgtgaaaaaaagactTTATCTGCAGTTGTACCAACAGTTCTTATATATGTGATTTAATTAACATTCCTCTTGGAAGCTGTcccttttactgcttttcaacaTCGAATCATGGTCAGTTTAGTTTGGCTGTAATGACAAGAATTTCCTTAAAAAAACTgagtttcatgtcaaaatgaaaactgattttGCTAAAGTCAAAATCATGTtagttaattaaaaatctaaaattcagTGATTGCATAGGTATTCACCCCTTTAAAGTcactcacctaattcaacatAGATGCAGCCAACTGCTGCTAAAAGTCACTCAATTAGTGAAATGACCACCATGGcaaccaagacacctatgacttctGAAAAAGTTACAAGTTTCACCAGCTGAGATGGGAAGTCAACTGGAAAAAGGTTCTTTGATCTGATAAGACCAAAATTTAGCTCGTTGGCCATCAGACTACATGCCATGTtgggaaaaatgaaatttatccACACAGGCTCAATGTTGTAGTTGCAGCAAAAGGTGCATCTATGAAATACTGATTTGAATGGGATGAATGCTtaagcaatcacttattttatgcTATATATTGatctttaatctttaattaattgacattactttttaGAAAATTggtttaaattattaattttatcctttttttaaaaaaaaaatccttgttgAAAAAGCTGGACTAAATTGGCCATGATTCAATGCTGTAAAGCAATGAAAAGGGGAAAATATCCAAGGTAGGAGAATACTTTATTAAAGGCATTGTACTTTTTAGATTGTGTATATTTTTCCAGAAGTACGTACCTCCAGCCAAGAGTGacatgctttttgttttttaaccagtTGGTCGTGACAGGAGTAGTGATATCTGCTTTAACACCGCACTCTAAGCGTACATCAGTTCCACGCATGACTTTCATACTCTGTGGTTTTGTAACAATTATTATGGGTTCTGAGAAAGATAGATGACAAAAGAACTATAATATTACACATTTGAAAATAGTTTCAAGTCAAAGATTTTCCATATTAATGACTGAAACCCTCACCTTTGACCTCTATTCGGACCTGATTTTCATCTCTTCCTGCGATGTTGCTGATTATGCACAGGTAAGTTCCCTGGTCTTCTATCCGTATGCGTTTGATCTCCAGTGTCCCATTACTGTGGGTCTTAAAGCGATTTCCTTCAAGATTTCCTTGTCCATATTTGGACCTGTGTGAGTAAACccacaaacacatacagtcaggtccattAATATTTGGAtactgacacaattttcagcatttcggcTCTGTACACAGCCACAATGGGTTTGAAATTAAACAATCAAgttgtgctttaagtgcagactttcagctttaatttgaagatatttacatccaaatcaacAGTGTAGCAatgacaacacattttatatgtgccctccaccttttgttaaaggttttttttggggggcatttttagcctttattatagaggacagtggagagagagtgaatgtggggagaagagtggggaaAGAAAATTTATTGTGGTGCCCAAATGATGAAAATTGTGTCAacgtccaaatatttatggacctgactgtacatacacacactgtgagctcatttctGAACTCACCCTTCACATTTAAGCATCAAACATTGGGTTCTTACCATCTCAGCTCTGGTACTGGAGACCCAAAGTAGCGGCAGTCTAATAAAGCATGACTACCTTCTATCACCTTTGTGAGTTCATTTCTTGGGCCAAGAATACGAGGGGTTGCATCTAGAGGAAAAAATAACAACTGTAACATCAGCCATGAATAATTAATTCAAACATACTTTTGCTGTACACTCGACAGAAGCAAAACTAAACAGTGGCTGAAGTGCATTGTGGTAAAGCTACAAGCAGCAGAGACATCTATTTTTCCTCTTCTATGAAGGAATCCTttctgtttgtcaaattttagtgCACAATGATCAAATCAGAaatttaaaggttaaaaatgtcattatttattcaCAGCTTCAGTGataattaaatgtgtaaattaatataatgtgtttttaacagGTCAGGGTTCAATTAGtgttttatggatatttttctTAATTCCTGAATCATGCAGTGACTGAGCTGAAAGATGTAATAAAGCTTTGGAGGACTCCAGATTTATTGAGATGCTACACAGTAATTTGATCCAATGTTACACAAACATATTGAGTATTGACACTTTAGAGTGAATTCGCTATTGTTTTAACTATGTATTTTACATGCTACTTAAAAGTTTTACATCCAGTAATCTAGATCTTAATAGATctgttatttatatatacagtatatgtgatcACTTTCTCTTCATCAGATGTACGTACACtgattagccacaacattaaaaaaaactgccgCTCTTCC
The nucleotide sequence above comes from Amphiprion ocellaris isolate individual 3 ecotype Okinawa chromosome 8, ASM2253959v1, whole genome shotgun sequence. Encoded proteins:
- the nfascb gene encoding neurofascin isoform X1 yields the protein MGTLVEPALLLLLWQSVWALDIPLEVRQPPTIIKQSMKEHIVDPKDTMVIECEAKGNPHPIFSWRRNGKYFNVARDSQASMRRRSGTLDIYAKNNPEQYEAEYQCIASNEYGSAYSNKIRLQLYRAPVWPREILEPVVVSAGLPLVLSCDPPPGPPKPETYWMSSCSYARPFNWPIQTAFPTMQAVRPDRRVSMGVNGDLYFSNVLINDSVADYCCNARFPYKNVIQQKMPVVVKVLTTRTVAEAAPTWLSPTGSSSSILVLQGEELLLECIAAGMPTPRITWTKDGEDLAVTSRMKVKNFNKMIQIPKASFDDVGEYTCAATNRLGYIEHTITVRVKAAPFWLEKPTDLILAPEENGRLVCRSDGAPRPTISWSINGEPIETADPQPNRQVSGDTLIFRSVSASNTAVYQCNASNQFGYLLANAFVNVLHATPRILGPRNELTKVIEGSHALLDCRYFGSPVPELRWSKYGQGNLEGNRFKTHSNGTLEIKRIRIEDQGTYLCIISNIAGRDENQVRIEVKEPIIIVTKPQSMKVMRGTDVRLECGVKADITTPVTTNWLKNKKHVTLGWRISLDESNLVITNVNRGDEGNYTCVIKNELDQKSASAHLMVMDRPNPPTNLELSDPYERTVRLSWVPGDSNHSPITEYLVQYDDDDWLPGKWRNLSTYPGTLNSVILHLAPFSYYEFRVIAINEIGASRPSRPSTRFQTSGAPPDVIPKNLKGVGTWRNNMEISWEPLTYREWNGPKLKYLVWWRRRDSREEWKNATTKWLKYYIYDADTFTPYELKVQAVNDFGMGPESPVVIGYSGEDRPIAAPLNLRVSDIESTQVTVHWDTVTRGSIMGELKEYKVYYWRDSSQLRWHWVNRAMKSKSFPDDVPEPSGTVTNLIPYSNYKMYIVVANNRYEGPPSNSIHFSTPEGVPSAPTSFRIQQRHLDSIYVDWDLPAEPNGIITGYSLKYQTVNATRGEELRVEEFPPNTTSFSIRRYDRYTRYRFSVAARTRLGLGEWHTEESPHYTTETYAQDQVDITTQGWFIGIMCAVALIVLILLIVCFIKRSRGGKYPVREKKDISLEPVDDKDQEGSFDYRSLERITRVSTLPYPRREEERGLQRGQPSIEAMMKRSDSDDSLVEYGEGGEIPFNEDGSFIGQYTGTRRDVRELDFGGSLELHSPMNTIYSLA
- the nfascb gene encoding neurofascin isoform X2 — protein: MGTLVEPALLLLLWQSVWALDIPLEVRQPPTIIKQSMKEHIVDPKDTMVIECEAKGNPHPIFSWRRNGKYFNVARDSQASMRRRSGTLDIYAKNNPEQYEAEYQCIASNEYGSAYSNKIRLQLYRAPVWPREILEPVVVSAGLPLVLSCDPPPGPPKPETYWMSSCSYARPFNWPIQTAFPTMQAVRPDRRVSMGVNGDLYFSNVLINDSVADYCCNARFPYKNVIQQKMPVVVKVLTTRTVAEAAPTWLSPTGSSSSILVLQGEELLLECIAAGMPTPRITWTKDGEDLAVTSRMKVKNFNKMIQIPKASFDDVGEYTCAATNRLGYIEHTITVRVKAAPFWLEKPTDLILAPEENGRLVCRSDGAPRPTISWSINGEPIETADPQPNRQVSGDTLIFRSVSASNTAVYQCNASNQFGYLLANAFVNVLHATPRILGPRNELTKVIEGSHALLDCRYFGSPVPELRWSKYGQGNLEGNRFKTHSNGTLEIKRIRIEDQGTYLCIISNIAGRDENQVRIEVKEPIIIVTKPQSMKVMRGTDVRLECGVKADITTPVTTNWLKNKKHVTLGWRISLDESNLVITNVNRGDEGNYTCVIKNELDQKSASAHLMVMDRPNPPTNLELSDPYERTVRLSWVPGDSNHSPITEYLVQYDDDDWLPGKWRNLSTYPGTLNSVILHLAPFSYYEFRVIAINEIGASRPSRPSTRFQTSGAPPDVIPKNLKGVGTWRNNMEISWEPLTYREWNGPKLKYLVWWRRRDSREEWKNATTKWLKYYIYDADTFTPYELKVQAVNDFGMGPESPVVIGYSGEDRPIAAPLNLRVSDIESTQVTVHWDTVTRGSIMGELKEYKVYYWRDSSQLRWHWVNRAMKSKSFPDDVPEPSGTVTNLIPYSNYKMYIVVANNRYEGPPSNSIHFSTPEGVPSAPTSFRIQQRHLDSIYVDWDLPAEPNGIITGYSLKYQTVNATRGEELRVEEFPPNTTSFSIRRYDRYTRYRFSVAARTRLGLGEWHTEESPHYTTETYAQDQVDITTQGWFIGIMCAVALIVLILLIVCFIKRSRGGKYPVREKKDISLEPVDDKDQEGSFDYRITRVSTLPYPRREEERGLQRGQPSIEAMMKRSDSDDSLVEYGEGGEIPFNEDGSFIGQYTGTRRDVRELDFGGSLELHSPMNTIYSLA